The Leptospira venezuelensis genome contains a region encoding:
- a CDS encoding zinc ribbon domain-containing protein, producing MDFLLIFFYIVLVAIIGAPFVYVSMFAKHIPYETDPKSSELFDRRDVLLDNLKDLKIEFDTGKLTETEFKSISSGLVKELEEQDKRISQGAAATLSKMGTSAKPQLGGKFCHNCGFKIEIFGAKFCPECGTKLQV from the coding sequence ATGGATTTTTTATTAATTTTCTTTTATATAGTTTTAGTCGCCATCATAGGGGCACCCTTCGTTTACGTGAGTATGTTTGCCAAACATATTCCTTACGAAACGGATCCCAAAAGTTCCGAGTTATTTGATAGAAGGGACGTTCTTCTGGATAACCTGAAAGATCTGAAAATCGAATTCGATACCGGAAAATTGACCGAGACTGAATTCAAATCCATCTCTTCTGGTTTAGTAAAAGAATTAGAAGAGCAGGATAAAAGGATCAGTCAAGGTGCGGCTGCAACTCTTTCCAAAATGGGAACTTCTGCAAAACCACAGTTAGGTGGAAAGTTCTGTCATAACTGTGGATTTAAGATAGAAATTTTCGGAGCGAAATTTTGTCCTGAATGCGGGACAAAACTCCAAGTCTGA
- a CDS encoding cytochrome c-type biogenesis protein CcmH, whose product MKFFVSSDLHKKILILLFGFFIWASAANADSTFTNLTDPEHIRTFHNVTERIRCICIPSIAIKSCSFNNCTVSAKLKVFIENRIRAGESADVIVDKMIHGFGQDVVSDPVIAKFIENGNQGMAQGVIMGFGPDILAKPDSSWIDFSIAAAAAFGILLIYLYLKRRTAPKAAIATESENHSSFDKYISEIEEKQK is encoded by the coding sequence ATGAAGTTTTTTGTCTCTTCTGATCTACATAAGAAAATTCTAATTCTACTTTTTGGATTTTTCATTTGGGCCAGTGCGGCAAACGCAGATTCCACTTTTACAAATTTGACTGATCCCGAGCATATTCGCACATTCCATAATGTAACCGAAAGGATCCGCTGTATTTGTATCCCTTCTATTGCGATCAAAAGTTGTTCCTTCAATAATTGTACTGTTTCCGCAAAACTCAAAGTGTTCATAGAGAACAGGATAAGAGCTGGAGAATCAGCTGATGTGATCGTAGACAAAATGATCCACGGGTTCGGTCAAGACGTGGTTTCCGATCCTGTAATTGCTAAGTTTATAGAAAATGGAAACCAGGGAATGGCTCAAGGAGTCATCATGGGTTTTGGTCCTGATATTCTGGCGAAACCAGATTCTTCCTGGATCGATTTTAGTATCGCAGCTGCTGCAGCATTCGGAATACTTCTGATCTATTTGTATCTAAAAAGAAGAACCGCTCCCAAAGCGGCAATCGCAACAGAATCTGAAAACCATTCCTCATTTGATAAATACATCTCCGAAATTGAGGAGAAACAGAAATAA
- a CDS encoding YdcF family protein, which produces MDTIFFAASKLAGAFLFPLPACLLLLVFFGLRLPKFKQKLWVLLPTLIIWVASTDSFSQWIIRGLEEKHPPVHLETLENADAILVLGGAVDNLALYEQQVQLTSAAERMTDAVLLFQKRKAPRIVFTGGSGNLFFQTRKESDFALQFFQSLGVPSKSVFLENESRNTKENAEKTAELFHKNKWKSAILITSAFHMERSLLVFANTGIKIHPWPTDYRSRVKILTIDDFIPSSQSLENTSIAWKERIGLFVYRFRESISTFLPLRIRYPWSKDWN; this is translated from the coding sequence ATGGATACGATCTTCTTTGCGGCCTCCAAACTTGCGGGGGCCTTCTTATTCCCTTTACCTGCTTGCCTACTTTTGCTGGTATTTTTCGGTCTTCGACTTCCGAAATTCAAACAGAAGCTCTGGGTTTTACTTCCTACTCTCATTATCTGGGTAGCGTCCACGGACAGTTTTTCCCAATGGATCATCAGAGGATTGGAAGAAAAACATCCTCCAGTTCATTTGGAAACTTTGGAGAATGCAGATGCAATTTTAGTATTGGGGGGCGCTGTTGACAACCTTGCTTTATATGAACAACAGGTACAGTTGACTTCTGCCGCAGAACGAATGACTGACGCTGTTCTATTATTTCAAAAAAGAAAGGCACCTCGTATTGTTTTCACCGGAGGTTCCGGGAACTTATTCTTCCAAACTAGAAAGGAATCGGACTTTGCACTCCAATTTTTCCAATCTTTAGGTGTTCCAAGTAAGTCGGTTTTTCTGGAGAATGAAAGCAGGAACACTAAGGAGAATGCAGAAAAAACGGCAGAACTTTTCCATAAAAACAAATGGAAGTCCGCGATCCTAATTACTTCTGCATTTCATATGGAAAGATCTCTCTTGGTATTTGCGAACACGGGAATCAAGATCCATCCTTGGCCAACAGACTATAGATCCAGGGTCAAAATTCTGACCATAGACGATTTTATACCTTCCTCCCAAAGTCTGGAAAATACAAGCATCGCCTGGAAAGAGAGAATAGGCCTATTCGTTTACAGGTTTAGAGAGAGTATTTCCACTTTTCTTCCCCTCCGTATCCGATATCCTTGGTCTAAGGACTGGAATTAA
- a CDS encoding ABC transporter permease — MTSFVFLRNLRILSVLVRRDYALQYAGSALGLAWMFLQNVSLILIYTIVFYFIGLRPQGENSIEYFSNVLSGLLFWIPLQEYLIRGTGILTDNRQLIKRSPLGPEIFLWIPFVQFLLHWIVTSIPIFIFLAWAGKLGIWSLPLSFISMFCTGLFLACLQSYLARVNIILRDISPLVRLLTQFLFWGLPILYESKGILGKLNVFNPFFFPLEVFRSALLVGYLPQAGFLDFLPFLGLFLGIFLLSRTKLNQIVLDHL; from the coding sequence GTGACCTCTTTCGTTTTTTTGCGTAATCTCAGAATTTTATCGGTGCTTGTCAGAAGGGATTATGCATTGCAGTACGCTGGCTCCGCGTTGGGTCTGGCCTGGATGTTCCTACAAAACGTAAGTTTGATCTTAATTTATACGATCGTATTTTATTTCATTGGGCTCAGACCCCAAGGTGAAAACTCAATAGAATATTTTTCTAATGTACTTAGTGGACTTTTGTTCTGGATCCCTCTACAAGAATATCTGATTAGGGGCACAGGAATTCTCACTGATAACAGACAATTAATCAAAAGATCTCCTCTTGGTCCCGAAATTTTTCTTTGGATCCCTTTCGTGCAGTTTTTACTGCATTGGATTGTGACTTCTATTCCTATATTTATCTTTTTGGCTTGGGCAGGAAAGCTTGGGATTTGGAGTTTACCTCTTTCTTTTATTTCCATGTTTTGTACCGGATTATTTCTGGCCTGCCTCCAAAGTTATTTGGCTCGTGTGAATATTATTCTTAGGGATATTTCTCCTTTGGTTAGATTATTGACCCAGTTTTTGTTTTGGGGTTTGCCGATCCTTTACGAATCAAAAGGTATTTTAGGAAAATTGAATGTGTTTAATCCGTTCTTTTTTCCTTTAGAAGTTTTCAGATCTGCCTTGCTGGTAGGTTATTTACCTCAGGCTGGGTTTTTGGACTTTCTTCCTTTTCTTGGACTTTTTCTGGGGATCTTTCTATTAAGTCGTACTAAATTAAATCAGATAGTGTTGGATCACCTTTGA
- a CDS encoding heme lyase CcmF/NrfE family subunit: MNDLGAVCLITSFSILLFSIIQTSYGIFKNDSRALELGRYTLMANFAVVLLAFIVLVVQLMRTDLSNYYVAMHSSEHLPLFYKMTSVWSGSSGSLLFWNLLLSGFTFIVLWQTKDLLNERIPVMHLSLAVITCFFSFLAIFFPDAQPFREFQPAAVAGRGLNPLLQHWAMIIHPPILYIGYVSFAIPFAIASSALITGQLSENWFRFVRRWSIFSWFFLGTGILLGSKWAYEELGWGGYWAWDPVENASLMPWLLSTAFLHSMIIQERRGMLKFWNMLLIILAFHFCLLGTWITRSGVLEGPHSFSKSSIGTPFIVFIGVSFLFYLGILIYRKDRLKPERNLEAITSKEGSFLLNNFLLVIATLSILLGVFSPLLSGVEYKAPWFNSWGVPAGILLILLMGAAPLLAWRKGADQIFFTTLLKPLIAGFIGAGIYILYYRSNFSISDYSLGDVLGEVYSVLTVGLGIFTIAGIAQEYHNGIKARRAAIHGENYLQAGFRMLLKNKRRYGGYLVHLSMVILFIGLAGNAFKQNTSVKFFYFLRFSPTNELIYTSDDTAILGDYTIGATTLKIKPIVNGDPESGVNHRNVIVSHEATFEVKKQLKSFDTMVTERRYYPQISHLSGDFETHIPTSEPSISSTPKEDLYIQLGAIEHADLSDENPDLPGMFLDFFFTRDPAIKAGKYLKFPNQIVANLEVWVNPMVKFIWAGSLMFFLSGLLILLPIGEDKK; encoded by the coding sequence ATGAATGATTTAGGCGCAGTTTGTCTCATCACCTCCTTCTCCATATTATTATTTTCCATAATCCAAACCAGTTACGGAATTTTTAAAAACGATTCTAGAGCTTTAGAATTAGGCCGTTATACTTTGATGGCCAATTTTGCTGTTGTTCTACTCGCTTTTATAGTGTTGGTTGTCCAACTTATGAGAACGGATCTATCCAACTATTATGTTGCGATGCATTCCAGTGAACATCTTCCTTTATTCTATAAGATGACATCTGTTTGGTCTGGATCTTCTGGTTCACTCTTATTCTGGAATTTATTACTCTCCGGATTTACTTTCATTGTTCTTTGGCAAACAAAAGATCTTTTGAACGAAAGAATCCCAGTAATGCATCTTTCCTTAGCAGTGATCACCTGCTTCTTCTCTTTTTTAGCGATCTTCTTTCCGGATGCTCAACCTTTCAGAGAATTCCAACCAGCTGCAGTCGCAGGTAGAGGATTAAATCCACTCTTACAACATTGGGCAATGATCATCCACCCTCCGATTCTATATATTGGTTATGTGAGTTTTGCGATCCCATTTGCAATTGCTTCTTCCGCATTGATCACGGGGCAACTTTCAGAGAACTGGTTTAGGTTTGTAAGAAGATGGAGTATCTTCTCCTGGTTCTTCTTGGGAACCGGAATACTTTTAGGATCAAAATGGGCTTATGAAGAACTAGGTTGGGGCGGTTATTGGGCATGGGATCCAGTAGAAAATGCAAGCTTGATGCCTTGGCTTCTGTCTACAGCATTCTTACATTCCATGATCATCCAAGAAAGAAGAGGAATGTTAAAATTTTGGAATATGCTTTTGATCATTTTAGCATTCCATTTTTGTTTACTCGGGACCTGGATCACTCGAAGCGGAGTTTTAGAAGGACCACATTCTTTTTCCAAATCAAGTATAGGAACCCCATTTATAGTTTTTATAGGAGTAAGTTTCCTATTCTATCTCGGAATTTTAATATATAGAAAAGACAGACTCAAACCGGAAAGAAACCTAGAAGCAATTACTTCCAAAGAAGGTAGTTTTCTTCTAAACAATTTTCTTTTGGTGATCGCGACACTCTCTATTCTTTTGGGAGTATTCTCTCCTTTATTATCGGGAGTAGAGTATAAGGCTCCTTGGTTCAATTCTTGGGGAGTTCCTGCAGGAATTCTACTCATTCTACTCATGGGAGCAGCGCCATTACTCGCTTGGAGAAAAGGTGCGGATCAGATATTTTTCACCACATTATTAAAACCTTTGATCGCTGGATTTATTGGAGCAGGGATCTATATCCTGTATTACAGAAGCAATTTCTCCATCAGCGATTATAGTTTAGGCGATGTATTGGGAGAAGTTTACAGTGTCCTAACAGTAGGACTTGGGATCTTTACCATAGCAGGTATCGCGCAAGAATATCATAACGGTATAAAGGCGAGAAGAGCCGCTATCCACGGAGAGAACTATCTTCAAGCTGGATTCAGAATGCTTCTTAAAAACAAAAGAAGATACGGCGGATATTTAGTTCACCTGTCCATGGTGATCTTATTTATTGGATTAGCTGGAAACGCGTTCAAGCAGAACACCTCAGTTAAGTTTTTCTACTTCCTGAGATTTTCTCCAACAAATGAGCTTATATATACAAGTGATGATACTGCGATCTTAGGTGACTATACTATAGGTGCGACCACTCTTAAGATCAAACCGATTGTGAACGGAGACCCGGAGTCCGGAGTCAACCATAGAAACGTAATCGTTTCTCACGAGGCTACCTTCGAAGTCAAAAAACAACTCAAAAGTTTTGATACTATGGTGACGGAGAGAAGATATTACCCTCAAATCTCTCATTTGAGCGGGGACTTCGAGACACATATCCCTACAAGTGAACCTTCTATCTCTTCTACTCCTAAAGAAGATCTTTATATACAATTGGGAGCAATAGAACATGCGGATCTTTCTGACGAGAATCCGGATCTGCCTGGAATGTTCTTGGACTTCTTCTTTACAAGAGATCCGGCGATCAAGGCAGGAAAATACTTAAAATTCCCGAACCAGATCGTAGCAAATTTAGAAGTCTGGGTAAACCCAATGGTGAAATTTATCTGGGCAGGATCTTTGATGTTCTTCTTATCCGGATTGCTGATCCTATTACCAATAGGAGAAGATAAAAAATGA
- a CDS encoding ABC transporter ATP-binding protein, with protein MIRIENISKTYQGYSKPWNRLLSAITFGYFGLDVKYKALDGISFSAEKGEVIGIIGRNGAGKSTLLKLLTGVSKEDSGKLEKKGTVRSILELGVGFNPELSGEENLYYNGLVWGLDPEELIKSSEEIFKFSGLSEFRKSPLKNYSSGMTMRLGFALATAKRPDILIVDEALAVGDASFQQKSLNRFRKFSEEGTLTLIVSHDLELLKSVCTRLLVLEKGKLVFDGDPIDGFREYMQIIASSSLDGNTKIQDRDSLVESLDVEIQYAGKSNPSILPVGAEVLLRVSASFRSPLDDLTVGFHIDDHRGIRVFGTNTFHIGGRQKNLKPKQTVQVDFRFPLNLSPGKYSLGIALHSGESHAEGSYLWKDGVLQFELERLDIPKFEGAAWIPVQVEAKKGDFSG; from the coding sequence TTGATCAGGATAGAGAATATTTCTAAAACCTACCAGGGTTATAGTAAACCTTGGAACCGACTCTTGAGCGCGATCACCTTCGGTTATTTTGGCTTGGATGTAAAATACAAGGCACTAGATGGGATCTCTTTTTCGGCAGAAAAGGGAGAAGTAATCGGAATCATCGGTCGCAACGGAGCTGGAAAATCCACCTTACTTAAATTGCTTACTGGAGTTTCTAAAGAAGATTCCGGAAAATTAGAGAAGAAGGGAACTGTTCGTTCTATCTTAGAATTGGGCGTTGGTTTTAATCCGGAACTTTCTGGGGAAGAAAACTTATACTATAACGGTTTGGTCTGGGGATTAGACCCAGAAGAGCTGATTAAATCTTCTGAGGAAATTTTTAAGTTTTCCGGTTTGTCTGAATTTCGTAAAAGCCCTCTAAAGAATTATTCTTCCGGAATGACTATGAGATTGGGATTTGCTCTAGCTACTGCAAAACGTCCTGATATCTTGATCGTGGATGAGGCTTTGGCTGTGGGCGATGCAAGCTTTCAACAGAAAAGTTTAAACAGGTTCCGTAAGTTCTCGGAAGAAGGGACTCTTACTTTAATCGTTAGTCATGATCTAGAACTTTTAAAATCTGTATGTACTCGACTTCTTGTTTTAGAAAAAGGTAAATTGGTATTCGATGGAGATCCGATAGACGGTTTCAGAGAATACATGCAGATCATTGCATCATCGTCCTTGGATGGAAATACTAAGATCCAAGATAGGGATTCTTTAGTGGAATCTTTGGATGTAGAGATCCAATACGCGGGAAAGTCAAATCCTTCTATCCTGCCAGTAGGTGCAGAAGTTTTGTTAAGGGTAAGTGCATCGTTTCGCTCTCCTCTAGATGATCTAACCGTTGGATTCCATATTGATGATCATAGAGGGATTCGAGTTTTCGGAACGAATACATTCCACATAGGCGGTCGCCAAAAGAATCTGAAACCCAAGCAGACTGTTCAGGTTGATTTTCGTTTTCCATTAAATCTTTCTCCCGGTAAATATTCTTTAGGGATCGCATTACATTCAGGTGAAAGTCATGCAGAAGGTTCCTATCTTTGGAAGGATGGAGTTTTGCAATTCGAGCTGGAAAGATTGGATATTCCCAAATTTGAAGGCGCCGCTTGGATCCCGGTCCAGGTAGAGGCGAAAAAAGGGGATTTTTCGGGATAA
- a CDS encoding thioredoxin family protein, which yields MLPFSKIQSILLLICLVFTSEVHSEVWETSVETAFNKAKKDGKPIFIDVYADWCGYCKTLKKEIYPKKEVKAELSKFVLLSLDGDRFPNLKKKYDVTGYPTLLFLDKNGSLTEKIAGMPDHKMVIKTLRSAYSKRDKEVSLLAELTKDPDNNLLLLKVGEYYFEAKEYKKAADYFYKSFASEDPRMPENKHKALFNLGLSFSELKNWEKTIKTFSLYLDKFPTGHSKAALYYRGGAYSSLGQKTEAKEDLKKALELSSDPDEKKEIQDLLNRL from the coding sequence ATGCTTCCCTTTTCAAAAATCCAATCCATCCTTCTCTTGATCTGCCTCGTATTCACATCCGAAGTTCACTCCGAGGTTTGGGAGACTTCCGTTGAGACAGCTTTTAATAAAGCGAAGAAGGACGGGAAGCCCATCTTTATAGATGTATACGCGGATTGGTGCGGTTACTGTAAGACTCTCAAAAAGGAAATTTACCCTAAAAAAGAGGTTAAGGCAGAATTATCTAAATTCGTACTTCTTTCGCTGGACGGAGATAGATTTCCAAACTTAAAGAAAAAGTATGATGTAACAGGCTACCCTACACTTCTATTTTTAGATAAAAATGGAAGCCTAACAGAGAAGATCGCTGGAATGCCGGATCACAAAATGGTAATCAAAACCTTAAGATCAGCATATTCAAAAAGGGACAAAGAAGTTAGTCTTCTAGCAGAATTAACAAAAGATCCGGATAATAATCTTCTTCTTTTAAAAGTGGGAGAGTATTATTTCGAAGCAAAAGAATATAAAAAGGCAGCCGACTATTTTTATAAATCATTCGCATCTGAAGACCCAAGAATGCCGGAGAACAAACATAAGGCATTATTCAATTTAGGACTTAGTTTTTCAGAATTAAAAAATTGGGAGAAAACAATCAAAACGTTTTCTTTATATTTGGACAAATTCCCGACGGGACATTCGAAAGCAGCTTTGTATTATAGAGGAGGAGCTTATTCTTCTCTCGGCCAAAAAACAGAAGCGAAAGAAGATCTAAAAAAAGCCCTGGAACTCAGTTCTGATCCGGACGAAAAGAAAGAGATCCAGGACTTATTGAATCGACTTTGA
- a CDS encoding UDP-glucose dehydrogenase family protein — MKVCVIGSGYVGLVAGACFAEYGNHVICVDKDSKKIEDLKKGIIPIYEPGLSELVLSNHKENRLGFSTSIQEGVEGSEIIFIAVGTPTSDDGSADLSAVFAVAEQIGKSINGYKVIVDKSTVPVGTAAKVKEIISKNTKHEFDVVSNPEFLKEGAAIDDFMKPERVVIGADSERAGELVAQLYAPFVLNGNPIIKMGTVSAELTKYACNAFLATKISFANEIANLCETVGADYEDVRKGMGTDSRIGRQFLYAGIGYGGSCFPKDVRALIRTSENFSSSLRIIREVERVNEDQKVRLYTKIENFFGKGQIKGKTLAVWGLAFKPGTDDMREAPSIPLLLKLHEEGAKIKAFDPVSKETSEYYFKDKIEYAKDAYDALEGADALLLLTEWREFREPDFSRIKKLMKGHVIFDGRNQYRPDHMKKEGFKYFSIGKQSV, encoded by the coding sequence ATGAAAGTTTGCGTAATTGGAAGCGGCTATGTTGGCCTTGTGGCTGGAGCTTGCTTTGCGGAATATGGAAATCATGTGATCTGCGTGGATAAGGACTCTAAAAAAATAGAGGACTTGAAAAAAGGAATCATACCTATTTATGAACCTGGTCTGTCCGAATTGGTTTTGAGTAACCATAAGGAGAATCGACTGGGTTTCAGCACTTCCATCCAAGAAGGAGTAGAAGGCTCAGAAATCATTTTTATCGCTGTTGGAACTCCAACATCCGATGACGGATCCGCGGATCTAAGTGCGGTCTTCGCCGTCGCAGAACAGATCGGGAAATCAATTAACGGTTATAAAGTTATCGTAGATAAATCCACTGTTCCAGTAGGAACTGCGGCTAAAGTAAAAGAAATCATTTCTAAAAACACCAAACACGAATTCGACGTGGTATCCAATCCAGAGTTCCTGAAAGAAGGAGCCGCGATTGATGATTTCATGAAACCAGAAAGAGTTGTGATCGGTGCAGATAGTGAAAGAGCAGGAGAACTTGTTGCTCAACTTTACGCTCCATTCGTATTAAATGGAAACCCTATCATTAAAATGGGAACTGTTTCTGCGGAGTTAACTAAATACGCATGTAATGCATTTTTAGCTACTAAGATCTCATTTGCGAACGAGATTGCAAACTTATGCGAAACCGTTGGTGCAGATTACGAAGACGTAAGAAAAGGAATGGGAACCGATTCCAGGATCGGCCGTCAATTCTTGTATGCCGGTATCGGCTACGGTGGTTCTTGTTTCCCTAAAGACGTTCGTGCATTGATCCGCACTTCTGAGAATTTTTCTTCTTCTCTCCGTATCATTAGAGAAGTGGAGAGAGTGAACGAGGATCAAAAAGTTCGTTTGTACACTAAGATAGAGAACTTTTTTGGGAAAGGCCAAATCAAAGGAAAAACTCTGGCAGTTTGGGGACTGGCATTCAAGCCGGGCACAGACGATATGAGAGAGGCACCTTCTATTCCTTTATTATTAAAATTGCATGAAGAAGGAGCAAAGATCAAGGCTTTCGATCCTGTCTCTAAAGAAACTTCTGAATACTATTTCAAAGATAAGATAGAATATGCAAAAGATGCGTATGATGCATTAGAAGGTGCGGATGCTCTACTTCTACTTACAGAATGGAGAGAATTCAGAGAACCTGATTTTTCTAGAATTAAAAAATTAATGAAAGGTCATGTGATCTTTGACGGTAGAAACCAATATCGTCCGGATCATATGAAAAAAGAAGGATTCAAATACTTCTCCATCGGTAAACAATCCGTTTAA
- a CDS encoding cytochrome c maturation protein CcmE: MNVKFTVLASIIALSLGTIAFFSSKETSYTLLDASDLAANTTKYEADDLLRVRGFVKLGSLIREGKTAKFVLQLNEKEVPVFFTGATLLPDAFKEGARARVDGVWKNGVLVADKVEAKCASKYEAGYKEEEQ; encoded by the coding sequence ATGAACGTGAAATTTACCGTGCTTGCGAGTATCATCGCACTTTCCTTAGGAACAATTGCATTCTTCTCCTCTAAAGAAACTTCTTACACATTATTGGATGCTTCTGATTTAGCTGCGAATACTACAAAATACGAAGCAGATGATCTCTTAAGAGTAAGAGGATTCGTAAAATTAGGTTCTCTTATCCGGGAAGGAAAAACTGCCAAGTTTGTCCTTCAACTAAACGAAAAAGAAGTTCCTGTTTTTTTTACGGGAGCTACATTATTACCCGACGCATTTAAAGAAGGTGCTAGAGCCAGAGTGGACGGAGTTTGGAAAAACGGAGTCCTAGTCGCTGATAAGGTAGAAGCAAAATGTGCATCCAAATACGAAGCCGGTTATAAAGAAGAAGAACAATGA
- a CDS encoding tautomerase family protein has translation MPYINLKVAGPLTKEQKQQITKEFTETLTKVAAKPPESTYIVIDEVSRENWAVGGKLLE, from the coding sequence ATGCCTTACATCAATCTCAAAGTTGCCGGACCACTTACAAAAGAGCAAAAACAACAGATAACAAAAGAATTTACCGAAACTCTTACGAAAGTTGCCGCAAAACCTCCTGAATCCACCTATATCGTAATCGATGAAGTCTCCAGAGAAAATTGGGCGGTAGGTGGAAAACTTCTAGAATAA
- the hisE gene encoding phosphoribosyl-ATP diphosphatase, producing the protein MDFLLQLEQILKKRKEELPEKSYTADLFRGGVDRILKKVGEEAGEVIIAAKNADKKELTHESADLLFHLQVLLVERGLSLSDIVEELKKRHS; encoded by the coding sequence ATGGACTTCCTGCTTCAGTTAGAGCAAATCCTTAAAAAAAGAAAAGAAGAACTTCCCGAAAAATCCTATACTGCGGACCTCTTCCGAGGCGGCGTAGATCGTATCCTTAAGAAAGTAGGGGAAGAGGCAGGAGAAGTGATTATCGCGGCAAAAAACGCGGACAAAAAAGAACTCACTCACGAATCCGCGGATTTACTCTTTCATCTGCAGGTTCTTCTTGTGGAAAGAGGTCTTTCCCTTTCCGACATTGTAGAAGAACTTAAAAAAAGACATTCTTAA
- a CDS encoding helix-turn-helix transcriptional regulator: protein MEESQIGTLFYFGARVFLAQKGLTTDPHSHYAVSILISLTSKFKVIEESGHVLEFQAVVLAPNTYHTLSAENSDMIVLQIDPYGIDYASVAARFGRKGISEIPFENLEPVLSRCKNLFHENINCQAAKELFEDILACVGTEKPSRVSLDPRILSATLRMKSALPGSISVPELAKEAGFSETRFMHVFKLQMGLPVRQYQLWLRLHEAAKLLKEGGNLTEASHAAGFADQAHLSRTFKRMFGVQPSKFLGANTNVVVHFCV from the coding sequence ATGGAAGAATCTCAAATAGGAACATTATTTTATTTCGGAGCCAGGGTATTCTTGGCCCAAAAAGGACTAACCACGGATCCCCACTCTCACTATGCAGTTTCCATTCTAATCTCGTTAACCTCTAAATTCAAAGTGATCGAAGAATCTGGCCATGTACTCGAATTCCAAGCGGTAGTTTTGGCTCCGAATACTTACCATACTCTTTCTGCAGAAAATTCAGATATGATCGTTTTACAAATCGATCCTTATGGTATCGATTACGCTTCCGTTGCTGCCAGGTTCGGAAGAAAGGGAATCTCTGAGATCCCTTTTGAGAACTTAGAACCCGTTCTTTCCAGATGCAAAAACCTATTTCATGAAAATATAAACTGCCAAGCTGCTAAGGAACTTTTCGAAGATATACTTGCTTGTGTTGGAACGGAAAAACCTTCCAGAGTTTCTTTGGATCCCAGAATCCTATCAGCTACTCTTCGAATGAAATCCGCTCTTCCAGGCTCTATCTCTGTTCCAGAACTCGCAAAGGAAGCGGGATTTTCAGAAACAAGATTCATGCATGTTTTCAAATTGCAGATGGGATTACCTGTAAGACAATACCAACTTTGGCTAAGACTTCATGAAGCTGCTAAACTTTTGAAAGAAGGTGGGAATCTAACTGAGGCTTCTCATGCTGCCGGTTTTGCAGATCAAGCGCATCTAAGTAGGACTTTTAAAAGAATGTTTGGCGTGCAACCTTCTAAGTTTTTAGGTGCAAACACAAACGTAGTTGTCCATTTTTGCGTTTAA
- a CDS encoding DUF962 domain-containing protein, protein MKFAKEMAFYSAYHQEKRNVWIHVLGVPTITFTLFLVLNRLELVNVFGYTVTAATVFGIAVLAYYFTLDFIFAAATTVVFGSLMFLAQYITLSLTATTAWSIFAVAQLIGWGAQFYGHFIFEKSRPALFDNLFQAIVSAPIFVIADVFFELGYRKDVQEAVRKELAAQGKLKNFSTAH, encoded by the coding sequence ATGAAATTCGCTAAGGAAATGGCCTTCTATTCTGCGTACCACCAAGAAAAAAGAAACGTGTGGATTCACGTATTAGGAGTTCCTACCATCACCTTCACCTTATTTTTGGTGCTTAATAGATTAGAGTTAGTTAATGTTTTCGGTTATACAGTAACAGCTGCGACCGTATTCGGGATCGCTGTGCTTGCTTACTACTTCACCCTGGATTTTATTTTTGCAGCTGCAACTACTGTGGTCTTTGGATCTTTGATGTTCCTAGCTCAGTACATTACGCTGTCACTGACTGCCACAACTGCATGGAGTATCTTTGCTGTTGCTCAACTAATAGGTTGGGGAGCTCAATTCTACGGACATTTTATTTTTGAAAAAAGCCGTCCTGCTTTATTCGACAATTTATTCCAAGCAATAGTATCTGCTCCGATATTCGTAATTGCAGATGTATTCTTCGAATTGGGATATAGAAAAGATGTGCAAGAAGCAGTTCGTAAAGAATTAGCAGCACAAGGCAAACTCAAAAACTTCAGCACTGCTCATTAA